In Pseudoliparis swirei isolate HS2019 ecotype Mariana Trench chromosome 2, NWPU_hadal_v1, whole genome shotgun sequence, the following are encoded in one genomic region:
- the pdcl3 gene encoding phosducin-like protein 3 — MTLDELQENEDEFGEDDEAAIEVYKQQRLAEWKATQMKNIFGELVEISGQDYVKEVNQAGAGIWVVLHLYKPGIPLCSLINQHLSSLARKFPQTKFLRSISTTCIANYPDRNLPTVFVYLAGAMRAQFIGPLVFGGMALKAEELEWRLSESGAVETDLEENPKKQIQDQMMSSIRSSLPTGGGSDSEDED; from the exons ATGACGCTGGACGAGCTGCAGGAGAACGAAGACGAGTTCGGTGAAGACGACGAGGCGGCCATCGAGGTGTACAA GCAGCAGCGTCTGGCCGAGTGGAAGGCGACGCAGATGAAGAACATCTTCGGGGAGCTGGTGGAGATCTCAGGTCAGGACTACGTGAAGGAGGTCAACCAGGCCGGAGCCGGCATCTGGGTGGTGCTGCACCTCTACAAACCCGG CATCCCTCTGTGCTCCCTCATCAACCAGCACCTGAGCTCTCTGGCCAGGAAGTTCCCCCAGACCAAGTTCCTGCGCTCCATCTCCACCACCTGCATCGCCAACTACCCCGACCGCAACCTGCCCACCGTGTTCGTGTACCTGGCCGGGGCCATGAGGGCCCAGTTCATCGGGCCCCTGGTGTTCGGGGGCATGGCCCTCAAGGCGGAAG AGCTGGAGTGGAGGCTCTCAGAATCCGGCGCGGTGGAGACGGACCTGGAGGAGAACCCCAAGAAGCAGATCCAAGACCAGATGATGTCGTCCATCAGGTCCTCACTGCCCACGGGGGGGGGCAGCGACTCAGAGGACGAGGACTAG
- the LOC130200457 gene encoding LON peptidase N-terminal domain and RING finger protein 2-like isoform X1, with protein MLALAEEAARAGDFGLAADIYSSQLSAQPDRGLCLRRADCLSRAGRTTEALDSYCAAAGLGKLRPEELPLLVDTIARTLREKELGSPGPRSGDGDCGEADALDLFSCRLCSCLLHEPTTLDCGHTFCRLCLEDASARECAHCEQPLGQKDGLPNGRRLDVVLSGLLDKLFASESRARRLWLEGEALWRSRALPQALDKYNAAVDLGETAEPRHAARL; from the coding sequence ATGCTGGCGCTGGCAGAAGAGGCCGCCCGGGCCGGGGACTTCGGCCTGGCCGCGGACATCTACAGCTCGCAGCTGTCGGCGCAGCCGGACCGGGGGCTGTGCCTGAGGAGGGCCGACTGCCTGAGCCGCGCCGGCCGGACCACCGAGGCGCTGGACTCGTACTGCGCGGCGGCCGGCCTGGGCAAGCTGCGGCCGGAGGAGCTGCCGCTCCTGGTGGACACCATCGCCCGGACTCTGCGGGAGAAGGAGCTCGGCAGCCCCGGGCCGCGCAGCGGGGACGGGGACTGCGGAGAGGCCGACGCGCTGGACCTGTTCTCCTGCCGCCTGTGCAGCTGCCTGCTCCACGAGCCCACCACCCTGGACTGCGGACACACGTTCTGCAGGCTCTGCCTGGAGGACGCCTCCGCGAGGGAGTGCGCCCACTGCGAGCAGCCGCTCGGCCAGAAGGACGGGCTGCCCAACGGCCGCCGGCTGGACGTGGTGCTCAGCGGCCTGCTGGACAAGCTGTTCGCCTCGGAGAGCAGAGCCCGGAGGCTGTGGCTGGAAGGAGAGGCGCTGTGGAGGAGCCGGGCCCTCCCGCAGGCCCTGGACAAGTACAACGCCGCCGTGGACCTGGGTGAGACCGCAGAGCCTCGGCATGCAGCACGACTGTGA
- the LOC130200457 gene encoding LON peptidase N-terminal domain and RING finger protein 2-like isoform X2 translates to MLALAEEAARAGDFGLAADIYSSQLSAQPDRGLCLRRADCLSRAGRTTEALDSYCAAAGLGKLRPEELPLLVDTIARTLREKELGSPGPRSGDGDCGEADALDLFSCRLCSCLLHEPTTLDCGHTFCRLCLEDASARECAHCEQPLGQKDGLPNGRRLDVVLSGLLDKLFASESRARRLWLEGEALWRSRALPQALDKYNAAVDLGAPAGSR, encoded by the exons ATGCTGGCGCTGGCAGAAGAGGCCGCCCGGGCCGGGGACTTCGGCCTGGCCGCGGACATCTACAGCTCGCAGCTGTCGGCGCAGCCGGACCGGGGGCTGTGCCTGAGGAGGGCCGACTGCCTGAGCCGCGCCGGCCGGACCACCGAGGCGCTGGACTCGTACTGCGCGGCGGCCGGCCTGGGCAAGCTGCGGCCGGAGGAGCTGCCGCTCCTGGTGGACACCATCGCCCGGACTCTGCGGGAGAAGGAGCTCGGCAGCCCCGGGCCGCGCAGCGGGGACGGGGACTGCGGAGAGGCCGACGCGCTGGACCTGTTCTCCTGCCGCCTGTGCAGCTGCCTGCTCCACGAGCCCACCACCCTGGACTGCGGACACACGTTCTGCAGGCTCTGCCTGGAGGACGCCTCCGCGAGGGAGTGCGCCCACTGCGAGCAGCCGCTCGGCCAGAAGGACGGGCTGCCCAACGGCCGCCGGCTGGACGTGGTGCTCAGCGGCCTGCTGGACAAGCTGTTCGCCTCGGAGAGCAGAGCCCGGAGGCTGTGGCTGGAAGGAGAGGCGCTGTGGAGGAGCCGGGCCCTCCCGCAGGCCCTGGACAAGTACAACGCCGCCGTGGACCTGG gtgctccagctggcagccgatga
- the nms gene encoding neuromedin-S, with translation MCLQIQNVFKRFLFHYSRARPAAGAAQLQAHSVHPLMRLSPKLSPRRKKLLLLRARGLPEGALEKRNQPQETASSGERHHQDRMDTYTHNKYI, from the exons atgtgtttgcAGATCCAGAATGTTTTCAAACGA TTCCTGTTCCACTACTCCAGAGCGCGCCCCGCGGCCGGCGCCGCGCAGCTCCAG GCTCACTCCGTCCATCCGCTGATGAGACTTTCCCCCAAGCTGTCCCCGAGGAGGAAGAAGCTTCTGCTCCTG AGGGCCCGAGGCCTGCCGGAGGGAGCGCTGGAGAAGAGGAACCAACCACAGGAGACAGCTTCCTCAGGAGAGCGCCACCACCAGGACCGCATGGACACCTACActcataacaaatatatataa